A part of Paenarthrobacter sp. A20 genomic DNA contains:
- a CDS encoding 1-acyl-sn-glycerol-3-phosphate acyltransferase produces the protein MATRNQLPSAWTRAWSRPVGWFLDHVIYRTIVAGKGNVPAAGPVIFAANHISFLDGPVMFGASPRPMHILVKKEMFKGILGSVLRGSGQIPVDRAGDRTALHIGKQLLDDGRCVGILPEGTRGSGAAESISNGVAWLAINSGATVIPVAILGTRQGDEHRDHIPKPRRKLHVSFGEPITVKRRKGEPGRVSMDRAAAEIREALAGHVQDAIRATGQGLPQDPAPGEPTPQHRHTAVAGTPADHH, from the coding sequence ATGGCGACTAGGAACCAGCTTCCCTCCGCGTGGACCAGGGCGTGGAGCCGACCCGTTGGTTGGTTCCTTGACCACGTCATCTACCGGACCATCGTGGCGGGCAAGGGCAACGTTCCCGCTGCCGGACCGGTTATTTTCGCCGCGAACCACATCAGTTTCCTGGACGGGCCGGTGATGTTCGGCGCGTCCCCGCGTCCCATGCACATCCTCGTCAAGAAAGAGATGTTTAAGGGAATCCTGGGGTCAGTCCTGCGGGGATCCGGACAAATTCCGGTTGACCGCGCGGGTGACCGCACGGCCCTGCATATCGGAAAGCAACTGCTCGACGACGGCCGCTGCGTCGGGATTCTTCCGGAAGGGACCCGGGGGAGCGGTGCAGCCGAAAGCATCAGCAACGGGGTTGCGTGGCTCGCCATCAACTCAGGAGCAACTGTCATTCCGGTCGCCATCCTCGGAACCCGCCAGGGCGACGAGCACCGCGACCATATCCCCAAACCACGCCGGAAGCTCCATGTCAGCTTCGGCGAACCCATCACGGTGAAGCGCCGGAAGGGTGAACCGGGGCGTGTTTCAATGGACAGGGCAGCTGCGGAAATCCGTGAAGCCCTGGCCGGACACGTCCAGGACGCCATCCGGGCAACAGGCCAGGGCCTTCCCCAGGATCCTGCGCCCGGAGAACCAACTCCGCAGCACCGCCACACAGCAGTAGCCGGGACGCCGGCAGACCACCACTAA
- the der gene encoding ribosome biogenesis GTPase Der, which translates to MSDTTQKSGLHGAGDDEYTPTGTDQVAENLAALDDDEAELRAATLRAGLDDYELDEEDAALLSGEYGDEGDEGPLKLDPVLAIIGRPNVGKSTLVNRILGRREAVVEDTPGVTRDRVMYSARWNGRNFTLVDTGGWEHDAKGIHARVAEQAEMAVELADAVLFVVDSAVGATATDEGVMKMLRKSKKPVIMVANKVDDFAQEADSATLWGLGFGEPYPVSALHGRGVADLLDHVMDTLPEYSLVEGVERSGGPRRIALIGRPNVGKSSLLNKLAGSERVVVDPLAGTTRDPVDEFIEVGDRTWRFVDTAGIRRRQHMAQGADFYASLRTQAALEKAEVAVVLLAVDEVLSEQDVRILQLAIESGRALVLAFNKWDLLDDERRRYLEREIEQDLAHVEWAPRVNISAKTGWHKDRLVPALDIALESWDRRIPTGRLNAFLGELVAAHPHPVRGGKQPRILFGTQASSRPPKFVLFTTGFLDPGYRRFITRRLRETFGFEGTPIEVNMRVREKRGKKR; encoded by the coding sequence ATGAGCGATACGACTCAAAAATCCGGCCTCCACGGAGCCGGCGACGACGAATACACGCCCACCGGCACCGACCAGGTGGCTGAAAACCTGGCTGCCCTGGACGATGACGAGGCCGAGCTCCGCGCGGCTACCCTCCGGGCCGGCCTGGACGACTACGAACTCGACGAAGAAGACGCCGCGCTGCTCAGCGGTGAGTACGGCGATGAGGGCGACGAAGGTCCCCTCAAGCTGGATCCCGTCCTGGCCATCATTGGACGCCCGAACGTGGGCAAGTCCACGCTGGTCAACCGCATCCTGGGCCGCCGCGAAGCCGTTGTTGAAGACACCCCGGGCGTTACTCGCGACCGCGTCATGTACTCGGCCCGCTGGAATGGCCGCAACTTCACCTTGGTCGATACCGGTGGATGGGAGCACGATGCCAAGGGCATCCATGCCCGCGTAGCCGAGCAGGCTGAGATGGCCGTTGAGCTTGCCGACGCCGTTCTCTTCGTCGTGGACTCCGCCGTCGGCGCGACCGCCACGGACGAGGGCGTCATGAAGATGCTCCGCAAGAGCAAGAAGCCGGTCATCATGGTGGCCAACAAGGTGGATGACTTCGCGCAGGAAGCCGACTCGGCAACATTGTGGGGCCTCGGCTTCGGTGAGCCGTACCCGGTGTCGGCGCTGCACGGCCGTGGCGTGGCCGACCTCCTTGACCACGTCATGGACACCCTGCCCGAGTACTCCTTGGTGGAAGGCGTGGAACGCTCAGGTGGCCCCCGCAGGATCGCCCTGATCGGCCGCCCGAATGTGGGCAAGTCTTCCTTGCTGAACAAGCTCGCAGGCTCTGAACGAGTTGTGGTTGATCCGCTGGCCGGCACCACGCGTGACCCGGTTGATGAGTTCATCGAAGTCGGTGACCGCACATGGCGCTTCGTGGATACCGCGGGTATCCGCCGGCGCCAGCACATGGCCCAGGGCGCCGACTTCTACGCGTCCCTGCGTACGCAGGCTGCGCTCGAAAAGGCGGAGGTCGCCGTCGTGCTTCTTGCCGTTGACGAAGTCCTCAGCGAGCAGGACGTCCGTATCCTCCAGCTGGCTATCGAATCCGGCCGTGCACTGGTTCTCGCCTTCAACAAGTGGGACCTGCTGGACGACGAACGCCGCCGGTACCTCGAACGCGAAATCGAACAGGACCTTGCCCACGTTGAATGGGCTCCGCGCGTTAACATCTCAGCCAAGACCGGCTGGCACAAGGACCGCCTGGTCCCGGCGCTGGACATCGCCCTGGAGAGCTGGGACCGCCGTATCCCCACGGGACGCTTGAACGCGTTCCTGGGCGAACTGGTTGCAGCGCACCCGCACCCGGTCCGCGGCGGCAAGCAGCCCCGCATCCTCTTCGGCACCCAGGCCTCCAGCCGCCCGCCGAAGTTCGTTCTCTTCACCACTGGGTTCCTGGATCCCGGATACCGACGTTTCATCACGCGTCGCCTGCGCGAAACGTTCGGCTTCGAGGGTACGCCCATCGAGGTCAACATGCGCGTACGCGAGAAGCGTGGCAAGAAGCGCTAA
- a CDS encoding MarR family winged helix-turn-helix transcriptional regulator: MGIKDDAVEVRAQGWRTLAALHGSIEAELEKSLQASSELSVVEYTVLDALSRQDGWHMRMQQLARATALSSSATTRLVNRLEDRGLLTRILCADDRRGIYTELTLSGQKLHEAAKPVHDETLASALEAAESVPELEPLVRALGALERV, translated from the coding sequence ATGGGCATCAAGGATGACGCCGTAGAAGTACGGGCGCAGGGCTGGCGGACCCTTGCCGCCCTGCACGGAAGCATCGAGGCGGAACTGGAGAAGTCCCTCCAGGCTTCGAGCGAGCTGTCCGTGGTGGAGTACACGGTCCTGGATGCACTGAGCCGCCAGGACGGCTGGCATATGCGGATGCAGCAGCTCGCCCGGGCCACGGCCCTCTCCAGCAGCGCCACCACCCGGCTGGTTAACCGGCTTGAGGACCGGGGGCTGCTCACCCGCATCCTGTGCGCCGATGATCGCCGCGGCATCTACACAGAGCTGACGCTGTCCGGCCAGAAGCTCCATGAGGCGGCAAAACCGGTGCATGATGAAACGTTGGCTTCCGCCTTGGAGGCAGCCGAGTCAGTTCCCGAGCTTGAGCCACTGGTGAGGGCCCTCGGGGCGCTGGAAAGGGTGTAG
- a CDS encoding MFS transporter, translating to MPAGLIALALGGFGIGLTEFVIMGLLPEVAADFQVSEASAGWFISGYALSVTVGALLVTAAVTRLPRKPVLIGLLVLFIAGNFLSAIADSYTAMLIGRIVAALCHGAFFGIGSVVAASLVPAHKKAAAIAIMFTGLTAANVLGVPFGTLLGQNFGWRSTFWAITVIGVVALLGIALMVPKASTEPTNGLRSELGAFKSGQVWLSIIVTILGFGGMFGAFTYIAFTLTEVSGFQSSAVPWLLVLFGGGLFVGNFLGGKAADKALDKSLVVILAGLVVVLVFFALTASNSIATLISLALMGGFGFATVPGLQMRVMHFASAAPTLASGANIGAFNLGNALGAWLGGVTITAGLGYTSPIWAGAGITVAALLVMVFAAAAAKRGGAVAPDVEREPREAPVA from the coding sequence ATGCCCGCAGGGTTGATTGCCCTTGCCCTCGGCGGATTCGGTATTGGCCTGACCGAGTTCGTGATCATGGGCCTTTTGCCCGAGGTTGCCGCCGATTTCCAGGTCAGCGAGGCTTCGGCCGGCTGGTTCATCTCCGGTTACGCCCTCAGTGTCACAGTTGGCGCCCTCCTGGTGACGGCTGCAGTCACCAGGCTGCCTCGCAAGCCCGTACTCATTGGCTTGCTGGTTCTCTTCATCGCCGGCAACTTCCTGTCCGCGATCGCGGACAGCTACACAGCTATGCTGATCGGCCGGATTGTCGCAGCCCTGTGCCACGGAGCATTCTTCGGTATTGGTTCGGTGGTGGCTGCCAGCCTTGTGCCGGCACACAAGAAGGCTGCTGCAATTGCCATCATGTTTACGGGCCTTACTGCCGCCAATGTCCTCGGTGTTCCGTTCGGAACCCTGCTGGGCCAGAACTTCGGATGGCGCTCAACGTTCTGGGCCATTACGGTCATCGGCGTCGTTGCACTTCTTGGCATCGCACTGATGGTCCCCAAGGCCAGCACAGAACCTACCAACGGTCTCCGCAGCGAACTGGGGGCGTTCAAGTCCGGCCAGGTGTGGCTCTCCATCATCGTGACCATCCTCGGCTTCGGCGGTATGTTTGGCGCCTTTACCTACATCGCGTTCACGCTGACGGAGGTCTCCGGGTTCCAGTCCAGCGCCGTGCCGTGGCTGCTGGTGCTCTTTGGCGGCGGCCTGTTCGTGGGTAACTTCCTGGGCGGCAAGGCGGCCGACAAAGCACTCGACAAGTCACTCGTCGTCATCCTCGCCGGGCTCGTCGTGGTGTTGGTCTTCTTCGCCCTCACGGCGTCCAACAGCATTGCCACGCTGATCTCGCTGGCACTGATGGGCGGGTTCGGCTTCGCTACGGTCCCAGGTCTGCAGATGCGGGTCATGCACTTCGCTTCCGCTGCCCCAACGTTGGCGTCAGGGGCCAACATCGGTGCTTTCAACCTGGGCAACGCGCTGGGAGCCTGGCTTGGCGGCGTGACCATCACCGCCGGCCTCGGCTACACGTCTCCCATCTGGGCAGGCGCGGGCATTACGGTCGCTGCGTTGCTGGTCATGGTCTTTGCCGCTGCAGCAGCCAAGCGCGGGGGAGCAGTGGCACCCGACGTCGAACGCGAACCGCGTGAGGCGCCTGTCGCCTGA
- the gcvH gene encoding glycine cleavage system protein GcvH, which produces MSNIPEELSYTAEHEWVTAPDADGVVRIGITDFAQDALGDVVYAQMPEPGTKVTGNEVVGEVESTKSVSDIYAPVSGEVINRNDALDTDPALINSDPYGEGWLIEVKLAEADAVDSLLSASEYEQQVG; this is translated from the coding sequence GTGAGCAATATTCCAGAAGAACTTTCCTACACCGCGGAACACGAATGGGTTACCGCTCCTGATGCCGACGGCGTTGTGCGGATTGGCATTACCGACTTTGCGCAGGACGCGTTGGGCGACGTCGTGTACGCCCAGATGCCTGAACCGGGGACCAAGGTCACCGGCAACGAGGTAGTTGGCGAAGTCGAATCCACTAAGAGCGTCAGTGATATCTACGCGCCGGTGAGCGGCGAAGTCATCAATCGCAATGATGCCCTTGACACAGATCCTGCCCTGATTAACTCGGACCCTTACGGCGAAGGCTGGCTCATCGAGGTAAAGCTCGCAGAAGCAGATGCAGTGGATTCCCTGCTCAGTGCATCGGAGTACGAACAACAGGTAGGCTAA
- a CDS encoding FHA domain-containing protein → MVGGEQNQANVGNGAEEQPTSETTSISITPTWDEPSVAPKLAPEERASVEALPPNSALLIAHSGPNAGARFLLDADTTTAGRHPDADIFLDDVTVSRKHVQFLRSASGFELVDMGSLNGTYVNHDRVDRVQLKSGNEVQIGKFRLTYYLSPVRAAGQV, encoded by the coding sequence ATGGTTGGCGGCGAACAGAATCAAGCCAATGTCGGGAACGGCGCGGAGGAACAGCCGACGTCGGAGACCACCTCGATCAGCATCACGCCAACGTGGGACGAGCCAAGCGTTGCACCCAAGTTGGCCCCGGAAGAGCGTGCATCAGTGGAAGCACTTCCGCCGAACTCGGCTTTGCTCATCGCGCATAGCGGTCCCAATGCCGGAGCCCGGTTCTTGTTGGACGCGGACACCACCACGGCGGGGCGGCACCCGGATGCGGATATCTTCCTCGACGACGTCACGGTGTCGCGTAAGCACGTCCAGTTCCTCCGCTCGGCATCGGGCTTCGAGCTCGTGGACATGGGGAGCCTCAACGGAACGTATGTCAACCACGACCGCGTTGACCGGGTGCAGCTGAAAAGCGGCAACGAGGTTCAGATCGGCAAGTTCCGGTTGACCTACTACCTGAGCCCTGTCCGCGCAGCAGGCCAAGTCTGA
- a CDS encoding MerR family transcriptional regulator, which produces MAQSDRRGPQVLNIGEVLAQLSDDFPGMTASKIRFLEEKGLINPKRTPAGYRQYADSDVERLRFVLALQRDQYLPLKVIKDYLDAIDRGERPENLPPGVTVAPKAVSDGMAAELQGRARALTEEQLRVESGASVPLLESLLSFGLISHSGGRFDEHALQVARACVQLESHGLEPRHLRPFQAAADREFGLVERAVAPLTSRRDAASQARAAEAAREISDLCLTLHRALVHDRISRMDS; this is translated from the coding sequence ATTGCCCAGTCGGACCGCCGCGGACCGCAGGTCCTGAACATCGGGGAAGTCCTGGCGCAGCTGAGCGACGACTTTCCGGGGATGACTGCGTCCAAGATTCGTTTCCTGGAGGAAAAGGGGCTCATCAACCCGAAGAGGACCCCTGCCGGCTATAGGCAATATGCCGATAGTGACGTTGAGCGCCTTCGTTTTGTGCTCGCACTGCAGCGCGACCAGTATCTGCCGCTGAAGGTCATCAAGGATTACCTTGACGCCATTGACCGCGGAGAACGGCCGGAGAACCTTCCGCCTGGCGTTACTGTGGCGCCCAAAGCCGTGTCGGATGGGATGGCTGCGGAGTTGCAGGGAAGGGCCCGCGCGCTGACCGAGGAGCAGTTGCGCGTCGAGTCAGGTGCCAGTGTTCCGTTGCTGGAGTCCCTCTTGAGCTTTGGGCTGATCAGCCATAGTGGCGGACGGTTCGACGAACATGCACTTCAGGTGGCCCGGGCATGCGTGCAGTTGGAAAGCCACGGCCTTGAGCCCCGGCACCTTCGTCCCTTCCAGGCTGCGGCGGATCGGGAGTTCGGCTTGGTCGAAAGGGCGGTTGCCCCCCTGACATCCCGGCGCGACGCAGCCTCACAGGCTCGCGCCGCAGAGGCTGCCCGGGAAATCAGCGACCTCTGCCTCACCCTCCACAGGGCGCTCGTCCACGATCGCATCTCCCGGATGGATAGCTGA
- a CDS encoding bifunctional nuclease family protein, which produces MIEVEIVGVRIELPSNQPLVLLRELNGERHVPIWIGTPEASAIALAQQGVVPPRPMTHDLLVDVVESLGHSIISVNIVAVEDNIFYGQLQFDDGTVVSSRASDALALALRAKCRIWCADAVMEEAGVRITEHDEGEDSEPDPTVDEEREMRRFREFLDDVEPEDFEG; this is translated from the coding sequence ATGATCGAAGTCGAAATCGTTGGCGTCAGGATTGAATTGCCGTCAAACCAGCCTTTGGTGCTCCTCCGTGAACTCAACGGCGAGCGGCACGTTCCTATTTGGATCGGGACGCCGGAGGCCAGTGCCATCGCCCTGGCCCAACAGGGTGTGGTGCCGCCCCGGCCCATGACCCACGATCTCTTGGTGGACGTCGTGGAATCCCTGGGGCACTCCATCATCAGCGTCAACATCGTCGCCGTTGAGGACAATATCTTCTATGGACAATTGCAGTTCGACGACGGCACGGTCGTCAGTTCGCGCGCTTCAGATGCGTTGGCTCTGGCGCTTCGGGCCAAGTGCCGCATCTGGTGCGCCGATGCCGTGATGGAAGAAGCCGGCGTCCGCATCACGGAACACGATGAAGGAGAGGACTCCGAACCTGATCCGACAGTGGACGAAGAACGCGAAATGCGGCGCTTCCGTGAGTTCCTGGACGACGTGGAACCCGAGGACTTTGAGGGCTGA
- a CDS encoding MerR family transcriptional regulator has product MSPKGEAGELKKSSAGIAAPASGAQGLLFTEDLPVLDEDAGYRGPTACKAAGITYRQLDYWARTGLVEPAVRGAAGSGSQRLYGFRDILVLKVVKRLLDTGVSLQQIRTAVEHLRERGVEDLAQITLMSDGASVYECTSADEVIDLVQGGQGVFGIAVGRVWREVEGSLAALPSEHAAEQSFPDDELSKRRVARRIG; this is encoded by the coding sequence GTGAGTCCGAAAGGCGAAGCAGGCGAGCTGAAGAAGTCCTCTGCCGGCATTGCTGCGCCCGCATCCGGCGCCCAAGGTTTGCTCTTCACAGAGGACCTTCCCGTGCTGGACGAGGACGCGGGCTACCGCGGTCCCACAGCATGCAAGGCCGCAGGTATTACGTACCGCCAACTCGACTACTGGGCACGTACTGGACTTGTTGAGCCCGCCGTTCGTGGCGCAGCCGGATCCGGCTCGCAGCGCCTCTACGGCTTCCGCGACATCCTGGTTCTCAAGGTTGTCAAGCGCCTCCTGGATACGGGTGTCTCCCTGCAACAGATCCGCACCGCGGTGGAACACCTCCGCGAGCGGGGTGTTGAGGACCTTGCGCAGATAACGCTGATGAGCGACGGCGCCAGTGTCTATGAATGTACCTCTGCCGACGAAGTCATTGACCTTGTTCAAGGCGGCCAGGGTGTCTTCGGCATTGCGGTTGGACGCGTATGGCGGGAAGTTGAGGGAAGCCTCGCCGCCCTTCCGAGCGAGCACGCCGCGGAGCAGTCCTTTCCCGACGACGAACTGAGCAAGCGGCGTGTGGCCCGCCGCATCGGCTAA
- a CDS encoding ParA family protein, with translation MQVVSISSLKGGVGKTSVTTGLASAALAAGIPTLVVDLDPHADATTALGVQPGGQLDIGRMLKSPRKARLQDNVAGSSWVSNGSSDGTLDVAVGSAFTGIYDRPDLGRRDLRRLSAVLAGTTNYELVLVDCPPSLNGLTRMAWSASDRVVLVAEPGLFSVAGTERTMRAIQLFRQEFAPNLAPAGIVANRVRTGSAEHTFRLAEMESMFGDLLLTPHIPEQANWQQIQGAAHSVHHWPGDSAKNSAKLFDALLQSLLAGQPSLRDRRQR, from the coding sequence GTGCAAGTAGTCAGCATCAGCAGCCTCAAAGGTGGAGTGGGAAAGACGTCCGTGACCACTGGTCTGGCGTCCGCGGCCCTCGCAGCCGGCATTCCTACCTTGGTGGTGGATCTCGATCCCCACGCCGACGCCACCACGGCGCTTGGCGTTCAGCCCGGCGGACAGCTCGACATCGGGCGAATGCTCAAAAGCCCCCGCAAGGCCCGGCTCCAGGACAATGTTGCCGGCAGCAGCTGGGTCTCCAATGGTTCCAGCGACGGGACTTTGGATGTCGCAGTGGGCTCGGCCTTCACTGGAATCTACGACCGCCCGGACCTGGGCCGCCGCGACCTTCGCAGGCTCTCAGCCGTGCTGGCAGGCACCACTAACTATGAACTGGTCCTCGTGGACTGCCCGCCCTCCCTCAACGGTTTGACGCGGATGGCGTGGAGTGCCAGCGACCGCGTCGTCCTCGTGGCCGAGCCCGGGCTGTTCTCCGTCGCCGGTACTGAACGCACCATGCGGGCCATCCAGCTCTTCCGGCAGGAATTCGCTCCCAACCTGGCTCCGGCCGGCATCGTTGCCAACCGTGTACGGACAGGGTCGGCCGAGCACACGTTCCGCCTTGCCGAGATGGAGTCCATGTTCGGCGACTTACTGCTGACTCCCCATATTCCGGAACAAGCCAACTGGCAGCAGATCCAGGGTGCCGCCCATTCGGTCCACCATTGGCCCGGGGATTCGGCCAAGAACTCCGCCAAGCTCTTTGATGCGCTCCTGCAAAGCCTCCTGGCGGGGCAGCCGTCTTTGCGGGACCGCCGCCAACGCTAG